In Arthrobacter sp. QXT-31, one genomic interval encodes:
- a CDS encoding A/G-specific adenine glycosylase: protein MLVSEIMLQQTPVVRVLPVWEEWMRRWPEPAALAREPAGEAVRAWGRLGYPRRALRLHGAAVAIGRDHGGTVPSDYADLLGLPGVGSYTAAAVAAFAFGRRETVVDTNIRRVHARLFSGSALPAPALTAAEMRLAAELLPSDAGRSVRWNASVMELGALVCTARSPKCSACPVRDRCAWLAAGEPPPSYTPKGQAWHGTDRQVRGGVMAVLRLADAPVPAEMFQQAPADLGFEAAGIGVPLAALHRLNCAPEQLERALAGLLADGLAELHQGGYRLPA from the coding sequence GTGCTGGTCAGCGAGATCATGCTGCAGCAGACCCCCGTGGTGCGCGTGCTGCCGGTATGGGAGGAGTGGATGCGCCGGTGGCCGGAGCCTGCCGCGCTGGCCCGGGAACCCGCGGGCGAAGCGGTCCGGGCCTGGGGCCGGCTGGGTTATCCGCGTCGTGCGCTGAGGCTGCACGGGGCGGCAGTCGCCATCGGGCGCGACCACGGCGGCACAGTCCCGTCGGACTATGCCGACCTGCTCGGCCTGCCGGGCGTAGGCAGTTACACGGCCGCCGCCGTCGCCGCCTTTGCCTTCGGGCGCCGCGAGACGGTGGTGGATACCAACATCCGGCGCGTTCACGCACGGCTCTTTTCCGGATCCGCCCTGCCCGCCCCGGCGCTGACCGCCGCGGAGATGCGGCTCGCCGCGGAACTGCTGCCCTCCGACGCCGGCCGTTCAGTCCGCTGGAACGCCTCGGTCATGGAGCTGGGGGCGCTGGTGTGCACTGCACGTTCGCCGAAGTGTTCGGCGTGCCCGGTGCGCGACCGGTGTGCCTGGCTCGCCGCCGGTGAGCCGCCGCCGTCGTACACCCCCAAGGGCCAGGCGTGGCACGGCACCGACCGCCAGGTCCGCGGCGGCGTGATGGCTGTCCTCCGGCTGGCGGACGCGCCGGTGCCGGCGGAGATGTTCCAGCAGGCCCCGGCAGACCTCGGGTTCGAAGCCGCCGGCATCGGCGTGCCGCTGGCAGCGCTGCACCGGCTGAACTGCGCTCCGGAACAGCTGGAACGGGCGCTGGCCGGGCTCCTGGCCGACGGCCTCGCCGAACTGCACCAGGGCGGGTACCGGCTGCCCGCGTAG
- the dhaM gene encoding dihydroxyacetone kinase phosphoryl donor subunit DhaM, which yields MTVRIVVVSHSDKIADGAVELAAQMAPDVMMVPAGGTSDGRIGTSMEKVMAALESAAGGDGVVVLTDLGSAVMTAESAMEFAEGNAPVLLADAPIVEGLVAAAVAAQGGASVHAVRRAAEATHGYPASRPKAEERLPAAAPAAVGAAAVAAAPAAGAPAGQTAGAAAAPAAPDASGDFELVNQAGMHARPAAKIAGGLSALDAEVTVNGVDGASMTGLMTLAAGKGSVLHVEAYGPDAERAVAYVAGLVRDGFGEP from the coding sequence ATGACGGTGCGGATCGTGGTGGTTTCGCACAGTGACAAGATAGCCGACGGCGCGGTGGAGCTCGCTGCCCAGATGGCGCCGGACGTGATGATGGTGCCGGCCGGCGGAACGTCCGATGGCAGGATCGGCACCAGCATGGAAAAGGTGATGGCTGCGCTGGAATCCGCGGCCGGAGGTGATGGCGTGGTGGTGCTGACCGATCTCGGCTCGGCCGTTATGACGGCGGAGTCGGCCATGGAGTTCGCCGAGGGCAACGCCCCGGTGCTTCTCGCCGATGCCCCGATCGTGGAGGGCCTCGTGGCGGCTGCGGTGGCGGCCCAGGGAGGTGCAAGCGTTCATGCTGTTCGCCGGGCCGCCGAGGCCACGCATGGCTATCCCGCCTCCCGTCCCAAGGCCGAAGAGCGTCTTCCTGCCGCTGCCCCCGCTGCCGTGGGGGCCGCGGCTGTTGCTGCCGCCCCCGCCGCCGGCGCCCCTGCCGGACAGACTGCCGGTGCTGCTGCCGCGCCCGCTGCCCCGGATGCGAGCGGCGACTTTGAGCTGGTTAACCAGGCCGGAATGCATGCGCGCCCGGCCGCCAAGATAGCCGGCGGCTTGTCCGCGCTGGATGCCGAAGTCACGGTGAACGGAGTGGACGGTGCCTCCATGACGGGGCTGATGACGCTGGCAGCCGGCAAGGGATCGGTGCTCCACGTGGAAGCGTACGGGCCCGACGCCGAGCGCGCCGTGGCGTACGTGGCGGGCCTGGTCAGGGACGGCTTCGGCGAACCCTGA
- the dhaL gene encoding dihydroxyacetone kinase subunit DhaL, whose product MGLDVTWAVKWLTLSAQAMAEHRVELIELDRAIGDSDHGENMDRGFQAVLEKLAENPPETPGAALKLTAMALMSKVGGAAGPLYGTAFLRAATTLGDAADVDSSALAAALAAARDGIVARGKAEAGDKTMVDAWTPAADAAAAAAADGDTLAVLIAAAEAAEAGAVATDPLVARKGRASYLGERSAGHRDPGAASSALILRAAAGAAA is encoded by the coding sequence GTGGGACTGGACGTGACCTGGGCCGTCAAATGGCTCACGCTGTCAGCGCAGGCGATGGCGGAACACAGGGTGGAACTCATCGAGCTCGACCGGGCCATCGGGGACTCGGACCACGGCGAAAACATGGACCGCGGCTTCCAGGCGGTGCTCGAGAAGCTCGCCGAAAACCCTCCGGAAACCCCGGGCGCGGCGCTCAAGCTGACGGCCATGGCGCTGATGTCGAAGGTGGGCGGTGCCGCCGGGCCGCTGTACGGGACCGCGTTCCTGCGGGCCGCAACCACACTTGGGGATGCTGCTGACGTCGACTCCTCGGCGCTCGCCGCAGCACTCGCAGCGGCGCGCGACGGTATCGTGGCCCGCGGAAAGGCCGAGGCAGGCGACAAGACGATGGTTGATGCCTGGACTCCGGCCGCTGACGCAGCCGCAGCAGCCGCCGCCGACGGCGACACGCTGGCAGTCCTTATCGCCGCCGCGGAGGCTGCCGAGGCGGGTGCGGTCGCGACCGACCCGCTCGTGGCGCGCAAGGGCAGGGCCAGCTACCTGGGGGAGCGAAGCGCGGGCCACCGGGACCCCGGAGCGGCATCCAGTGCCCTGATTCTCCGCGCCGCTGCGGGAGCTGCCGCATGA
- the dhaK gene encoding dihydroxyacetone kinase subunit DhaK, translating to MKKLINDPRAVVDESVEGFGLAHADLVTVSADPKYVTRKDAPVAGKVGLVSGGGSGHEPLHAGFVGRGMLDAAVPGAVFTSPTPDQIIPATLAVNSGAGVVHIVKNYTGDVLNFETAAEMAQAEGVEVRTVLVNDDVAVEDSLYTAGRRGVGGTVLVEKIAGAAAERGDDLDAVAAIGDRVNRNVRTMGVALTACTVPHAGSPSFDLEDNEIEIGIGIHGEPGRHKIALENADGITDRLLEPVLSDLGTVSGEKVLLFVNGMGGTPLSELYIVYRRAAQILAERGVTVERSLVGNYITSLEMQGCSISVLRLDDEMTALWDAPVHTPALRWGV from the coding sequence GTGAAGAAGCTCATCAATGACCCCCGCGCTGTTGTGGATGAATCAGTGGAAGGATTCGGACTTGCCCATGCGGATCTCGTGACCGTCAGCGCCGACCCGAAGTACGTCACCCGCAAGGATGCCCCCGTTGCCGGCAAGGTGGGCCTGGTGTCCGGCGGCGGCAGCGGGCACGAGCCGCTCCACGCCGGTTTTGTGGGCCGCGGCATGCTCGACGCCGCCGTGCCCGGTGCGGTGTTTACCTCACCGACCCCGGACCAGATCATTCCGGCGACGCTCGCCGTGAACTCCGGTGCCGGCGTGGTCCATATCGTCAAGAACTACACCGGAGATGTCCTGAACTTCGAGACGGCTGCGGAAATGGCCCAGGCCGAGGGCGTGGAGGTCCGCACCGTACTCGTCAACGATGACGTCGCAGTGGAGGATTCGCTGTACACGGCTGGCCGCAGGGGAGTGGGCGGCACTGTCCTGGTGGAGAAAATCGCCGGGGCTGCGGCCGAACGCGGCGACGACCTCGATGCGGTGGCGGCCATCGGCGACCGTGTGAACAGGAATGTGCGCACGATGGGCGTGGCACTCACAGCCTGCACGGTGCCGCATGCCGGATCACCGAGCTTTGACCTCGAGGACAACGAGATTGAAATCGGCATCGGCATTCACGGCGAGCCCGGCCGGCACAAGATCGCCCTGGAAAATGCCGACGGCATCACCGACCGCCTGCTGGAACCGGTTCTCAGCGACCTCGGAACGGTGTCGGGCGAGAAGGTTCTCCTGTTCGTCAACGGCATGGGCGGAACACCGCTGAGCGAGCTGTACATCGTCTACCGCCGGGCCGCCCAGATACTTGCGGAGCGGGGCGTCACGGTGGAGCGCTCCCTCGTGGGGAACTACATCACGTCCCTCGAGATGCAGGGATGCTCCATCTCCGTCCTGCGGCTTGACGACGAGATGACGGCCCTCTGGGATGCGCCTGTGCACACGCCGGCGCTGCGATGGGGCGTGTAG
- a CDS encoding amino-acid N-acetyltransferase: MTDSSFSIRPARTSDVAAIKRLVAPLAEERILMAKETVAYYESLQEFLIAESAAGEVIGCGALHVMWEDLAEVRTLAASDAWRGKGVGHVLVESLLKQAAALGVSRVFCLTFEVDFFKRHGFEVMADQSAVDPQVYSELLRSHDEGVAEFLDLARVKPNTLGNTRMIRTL, encoded by the coding sequence GTGACTGACTCCTCCTTCAGCATCCGCCCGGCCCGGACCAGCGATGTGGCCGCCATCAAGCGACTCGTGGCGCCACTCGCCGAAGAGAGGATCCTGATGGCCAAGGAGACGGTGGCGTACTACGAGAGCCTGCAGGAGTTCCTGATCGCCGAGTCGGCGGCCGGCGAGGTCATCGGCTGCGGCGCCCTGCACGTCATGTGGGAGGACCTGGCCGAGGTCCGCACCCTCGCAGCTTCCGATGCCTGGCGCGGCAAGGGCGTGGGCCACGTCCTGGTTGAAAGCCTCCTGAAGCAGGCCGCAGCCCTGGGCGTCTCCCGCGTGTTCTGCCTGACCTTCGAGGTGGATTTCTTCAAGCGGCACGGCTTCGAGGTGATGGCAGACCAGTCGGCGGTGGACCCGCAGGTGTACTCCGAACTGCTGCGCTCGCACGACGAAGGCGTGGCCGAGTTCCTGGACCTTGCGCGCGTGAAGCCCAATACGCTCGGCAACACGCGGATGATCAGGACCCTCTAG
- a CDS encoding S9 family peptidase, whose product MSTEDAATLREQPATPFHDLDHYLAIPRVSGLALSPDGQRLVTAVATLNSKGTEYVSALWEVDPAGANQARRITRSAKGEAGAAFAANGDVYFTSARPDPEKEADGDPVSALWVLPAGGGEARVVLSRPGGVDKVMAARDANAAFVNATVLAGSRDEDDDAERRKSRKDNKVAAILHSEYPVRYWDADLGPAQPRLFAVEPGTDQEPGKPATVDSAAPLTLRNLTPQVGSRLREAVSVVGPAGKTIYTSLVKPLPKADLRSVLAAVDVATGNLRILLDEEGMNYFPGPVSPDGGTLAVLSESDTTPQQAPQVKLHLLDVSSGAGPEDLQPLAHDWDRWAHPEAWLPDGSALLVTADDDGASPVFSVSAAAGAARGSVTRVTPDAAAYTDVVVSPDGRSAYALRSSYEFPAEPVRIDLATGDVTRLPSPAERPQTAGSLERVETTAADGTRVPAYLALPAGASAGNPAPLLLWIHGGPLGSWNAWTWRWNPWLLTARGYAVLLPDPALSTGYGQEYIQRGWGGWGKAPYTDLMAITDSVVQRPDIDESRTAAMGGSFGGYMANWVAGQTDRFKAIVTHASLWALDQFGPTTDASQYWLKEMTAEMALENSPHLHVEKILTPMLVIHGDKDYRVPIGEGLRLWYELLSRSRLAADGNGQTSHRFLFYPDENHWILQPQHAKVWYGVVEHFLARNVLGKDIPLPADLGL is encoded by the coding sequence ATGTCAACTGAAGATGCAGCGACCCTGCGCGAGCAACCGGCTACCCCCTTCCATGACCTCGACCACTACCTGGCGATCCCCCGCGTCAGTGGCCTGGCCCTCAGCCCCGACGGCCAGCGGCTGGTGACCGCCGTCGCCACGCTCAACAGCAAGGGCACCGAATACGTTTCGGCTCTGTGGGAGGTGGACCCGGCAGGCGCGAACCAGGCCCGGAGGATCACCCGCAGCGCCAAGGGCGAAGCCGGCGCCGCGTTCGCGGCCAACGGCGACGTCTACTTCACCTCCGCCAGGCCGGATCCGGAGAAGGAAGCCGACGGCGACCCCGTCAGCGCGCTTTGGGTGCTCCCCGCCGGCGGCGGCGAGGCGCGCGTGGTGCTCTCCAGGCCAGGCGGCGTGGACAAGGTCATGGCCGCCAGGGACGCCAACGCCGCCTTCGTCAACGCCACCGTCCTCGCCGGCTCCAGGGACGAGGACGACGACGCCGAGCGCCGCAAGAGCCGCAAGGACAACAAAGTGGCGGCCATCCTGCACAGTGAATACCCGGTGCGCTACTGGGACGCTGACCTCGGCCCTGCCCAGCCCCGGCTCTTCGCCGTGGAGCCCGGGACCGATCAGGAACCAGGGAAACCCGCCACCGTGGACAGCGCAGCACCCCTCACGCTGCGCAACCTCACCCCGCAGGTGGGCTCCCGGCTCCGCGAGGCTGTCTCGGTGGTCGGCCCGGCCGGCAAGACCATCTACACCAGCCTGGTCAAGCCGCTGCCGAAGGCGGACCTGCGCTCGGTGCTCGCCGCGGTTGACGTTGCCACCGGCAACTTGAGGATCCTCCTCGACGAGGAAGGCATGAACTACTTCCCGGGACCGGTCAGCCCGGACGGCGGCACCCTCGCCGTCCTCAGCGAAAGCGACACGACCCCGCAGCAGGCCCCGCAGGTCAAGCTCCACCTCCTCGACGTGTCCAGTGGGGCCGGGCCGGAAGACCTGCAGCCCCTGGCGCATGATTGGGACCGGTGGGCCCACCCTGAGGCCTGGCTCCCGGACGGCTCTGCACTCCTGGTCACGGCAGACGACGACGGCGCTTCGCCGGTTTTCAGCGTGAGCGCTGCGGCAGGTGCCGCCCGGGGGAGCGTCACCAGGGTGACGCCGGATGCGGCGGCCTACACCGACGTGGTCGTTTCACCCGACGGGCGCAGCGCCTACGCGCTGCGCAGCTCTTACGAGTTTCCGGCCGAGCCCGTCAGGATCGACCTCGCCACCGGGGACGTCACGCGGCTGCCGTCGCCGGCTGAGCGGCCGCAGACCGCGGGGTCGCTGGAGCGGGTGGAGACGACGGCGGCCGATGGCACCCGGGTGCCTGCCTACCTGGCCCTGCCCGCCGGGGCTTCTGCCGGGAACCCCGCGCCGCTGCTGCTCTGGATCCACGGCGGTCCCCTGGGCTCCTGGAATGCCTGGACCTGGCGCTGGAACCCGTGGCTGCTCACTGCCCGGGGCTACGCCGTTCTCCTGCCGGACCCTGCGCTGTCAACGGGGTACGGCCAGGAATACATCCAGCGGGGCTGGGGCGGCTGGGGCAAGGCGCCGTACACGGACCTCATGGCCATCACGGACTCAGTGGTGCAGCGGCCGGATATCGACGAAAGCCGGACGGCGGCGATGGGAGGCTCGTTCGGCGGCTACATGGCGAACTGGGTGGCCGGCCAGACGGACCGGTTCAAGGCGATCGTGACCCACGCCAGCCTGTGGGCGCTGGACCAGTTCGGCCCCACCACGGACGCATCGCAGTACTGGCTCAAGGAAATGACGGCGGAAATGGCGCTGGAGAACTCCCCGCACCTGCACGTCGAGAAGATCCTGACGCCCATGCTGGTGATCCACGGCGACAAGGACTACCGCGTGCCCATCGGGGAGGGCCTGCGGCTCTGGTACGAGCTGCTGTCCAGGTCCCGGCTCGCGGCCGACGGCAACGGGCAGACCAGCCACAGGTTCCTCTTCTATCCCGACGAAAACCACTGGATCCTGCAGCCCCAGCATGCCAAGGTCTGGTACGGCGTGGTGGAACACTTCCTGGCCAGGAACGTCCTCGGCAAGGACATTCCGCTGCCCGCCGACCTGGGGCTCTGA
- a CDS encoding ATP-dependent Clp protease ATP-binding subunit, which produces MFERFTDRARRVVVLAQEEARMLNHNYIGTEHILLGLIHEGEGVAAKALESLSISLDGVREQVQEIIGQGQQAPSGHIPFTPRAKKVLELSLREALQLGHNYIGTEHILLGLIREGEGVAAQVLVKLGADLNRVRQQVIQLLSGYQGKETTGAGVGQSQAEGTPAGSVVLDQFGRNLTQAARENKLDPVIGREQEMERVMQVLSRRTKNNPVLIGEPGVGKTAVVEGLAQAFVRGDVPETIKDKQLYTLDLGSLVAGSRYRGDFEERLKKVLKEIRTRGDIILFIDEIHTLVGAGAAEGAIDAASILKPMLARGELQTIGATTLDEYRKHIEKDAALERRFQPIQVKEPSVAHAIEILKGLRDRYEAHHRVTITDGALASAANLSERYISDRFLPDKAIDLIDEAGARLRIRRMTAPPELKEMDERISELKMEKESAIDAQDFEGAAALRDKEQKLITERSEKERHWKTGGMDDISEVDEDLIAEVLANSTGIPVFKLTEEESSRLLKMEDELHKRVVGQDEAIKALSQAIRRTRAGLKDPKRPGGSFIFAGPTGVGKTELAKALAEFLFGEEDALITLDMSEYSEKHTVSRLFGAPPGYVGYEEGGQLTEKVRRRPFSVVLFDEVEKAHADLFNSLLQILEDGRLTDSQGRVVDFKNTVIIMTTNLGTRDISKSVATGFQSGTDTQTGYNRMRARVTEELKQHFRPEFLNRVDDVVVFPQLTQDEIIEIVDLFVTRLEKRLKDKDMGIELTKAAKVLLATRGYDPAMGARPLRRTIQREIEDQLSEKILFGELHSGDIVVVDVDGEGDDAKFTFAGNAKPRIPEIAPSA; this is translated from the coding sequence ATGTTTGAGCGATTTACGGACCGTGCCCGTCGCGTAGTTGTGCTTGCCCAAGAAGAGGCACGCATGCTGAACCACAATTACATTGGTACCGAACACATCCTCTTGGGTCTGATCCACGAAGGTGAGGGCGTTGCCGCCAAAGCTCTTGAGTCCTTGAGCATTTCGCTCGACGGCGTCCGCGAGCAGGTGCAGGAGATTATCGGCCAGGGCCAGCAGGCTCCCTCCGGCCACATCCCCTTCACGCCGCGTGCAAAGAAGGTGCTGGAGCTTTCGCTGCGCGAAGCCCTGCAGCTTGGCCACAACTACATCGGCACGGAGCACATCCTGCTGGGACTCATCCGCGAGGGTGAGGGTGTGGCCGCGCAGGTGCTGGTGAAGCTCGGTGCCGACCTCAACCGGGTCCGCCAGCAGGTCATTCAGCTGCTCTCCGGCTACCAGGGCAAAGAGACCACCGGTGCCGGCGTCGGCCAGAGCCAGGCAGAAGGTACCCCCGCCGGCTCCGTCGTGCTGGACCAGTTCGGCCGGAACCTGACGCAGGCTGCCCGCGAGAACAAGCTGGACCCTGTCATCGGACGCGAGCAGGAAATGGAACGCGTCATGCAGGTCCTTTCCCGCCGCACCAAGAACAACCCCGTGCTGATCGGCGAGCCCGGCGTCGGCAAGACCGCCGTCGTTGAAGGCCTTGCCCAGGCGTTCGTGCGCGGCGACGTCCCCGAGACCATCAAGGACAAGCAGCTGTACACGCTGGACCTTGGTTCCCTCGTGGCCGGCTCCCGGTACCGCGGTGACTTCGAAGAGCGCCTGAAGAAGGTCCTCAAGGAAATCCGCACCCGCGGCGACATCATCCTCTTCATTGACGAGATCCACACCCTGGTGGGTGCCGGTGCCGCTGAAGGAGCCATCGACGCGGCCTCGATCCTGAAGCCGATGCTGGCCCGCGGCGAGCTGCAGACCATCGGTGCCACCACCCTGGACGAGTACCGCAAGCACATCGAGAAGGACGCCGCCCTCGAGCGCCGCTTCCAGCCGATCCAGGTCAAGGAGCCGTCGGTTGCGCACGCAATCGAGATCCTCAAAGGCCTGCGGGACCGTTACGAGGCCCACCACCGCGTCACCATCACCGACGGCGCCCTCGCCTCGGCCGCGAACCTGTCCGAACGCTACATCTCGGACCGGTTCCTGCCGGACAAGGCGATCGACCTCATCGATGAAGCCGGTGCCCGGCTGCGCATCCGCCGCATGACCGCCCCGCCGGAGCTCAAGGAGATGGACGAGCGCATCTCCGAGCTGAAGATGGAGAAGGAGTCCGCGATTGACGCGCAGGACTTCGAGGGTGCTGCCGCGCTGCGCGACAAGGAGCAGAAGCTCATCACCGAGCGCTCCGAGAAGGAACGCCACTGGAAGACCGGCGGCATGGACGACATCTCCGAGGTGGACGAGGACCTGATCGCAGAAGTCCTCGCGAACTCCACGGGCATTCCGGTCTTCAAGCTGACCGAGGAGGAATCCTCGCGCCTGCTGAAGATGGAAGACGAGCTGCACAAGCGCGTCGTCGGCCAGGACGAGGCCATCAAGGCGCTGTCCCAGGCCATCCGCCGCACGCGTGCCGGCCTGAAGGACCCCAAGCGTCCGGGCGGTTCGTTCATCTTCGCCGGCCCCACCGGCGTCGGCAAGACCGAGCTGGCCAAGGCCCTCGCCGAGTTCCTGTTCGGTGAAGAGGACGCCCTGATCACCCTGGACATGTCCGAGTACTCGGAGAAGCACACGGTGTCGCGTCTCTTCGGTGCCCCTCCGGGCTACGTCGGCTACGAAGAGGGCGGGCAGCTGACCGAGAAGGTCCGCCGCCGTCCGTTCTCCGTGGTCCTGTTCGATGAAGTGGAGAAGGCCCACGCGGACCTCTTCAACTCGCTGCTGCAGATCCTGGAAGACGGCCGCCTGACCGACTCCCAGGGCCGCGTGGTGGACTTCAAGAACACCGTGATCATCATGACCACGAACCTCGGAACCCGGGACATCTCCAAGAGTGTTGCCACCGGTTTCCAGTCGGGCACGGACACCCAGACCGGCTACAACCGGATGCGCGCCCGGGTCACGGAGGAGCTCAAGCAGCACTTCCGCCCCGAGTTCCTCAACCGTGTTGACGACGTAGTGGTGTTCCCGCAGCTGACGCAGGACGAGATCATCGAGATCGTGGACCTGTTCGTGACCCGCCTCGAGAAGCGCCTCAAGGACAAGGACATGGGCATCGAGCTGACCAAGGCAGCCAAGGTGCTCCTGGCCACCCGCGGTTACGATCCCGCCATGGGTGCCCGGCCGCTGCGCCGTACCATCCAGCGCGAGATCGAGGACCAGCTCTCCGAGAAGATCCTCTTCGGCGAGCTGCACTCCGGCGACATCGTGGTGGTGGACGTGGACGGCGAGGGCGACGACGCGAAGTTCACCTTCGCCGGAAACGCCAAGCCGCGCATCCCGGAGATCGCGCCGAGCGCGTAG